From the Salarias fasciatus chromosome 16, fSalaFa1.1, whole genome shotgun sequence genome, one window contains:
- the map3k19 gene encoding mitogen-activated protein kinase kinase kinase 19 isoform X1 produces the protein MEMLRDVRQSYHDTEKGNRGVSLPSLSTSGGHWGNVDPSLSAGLLSARTSCQPIPPTNSRPRTRSVVVSSTPSYCLLSVAESTQLSQSAPSVMEPLLCSNTMMQARAHVQTRLGSQNNVTEVNDLLPAPHPRTPKLLAPLDSRLRDTTAPLVLKQHVPLKPISRSLLCSRTRLRRERLSCANPHNGPLIAKTDSEETRSSSTSTSSHSSFNIEDEDVDRSDRSACGDSNPTPLGDVLLQHLKDMASTKTDLAGEKRLNVRDQSRINDDELTHRSIRDCEGGLNYHTKDVLSTERVIKACCEYNVTNVNFTKESFDSLSLKMADCARNGESAASHVETINNVLPFTSDSEEEEESVDFTTKPDIEISQCTLNDNQDGSIACSDWKYRNIRKPPKQTIDSSTEKHQLEKTMDGTKKASTAVRKAPYFTATASFNVSENTFTALKHIHNNEKRTDTNHKQNASIQTNYYPKILSQKDQNKPNGNQSKGYPRYPSLSSKVTDKTRESPELIVRKESAVAKVKSKMRPAKGANFNINVPSSKKKTVDYSPSKRVHPDKQSSNNTQQHTPARELKSARQEKKPNVADDIPRSKSAVDLITYKDMFQQMQSGDEGPAIYEMFAGPIYDNIRASSSCGRLKERHVQSAPSRKPQQINKVKHKLLKPTQSKMRRSPGESMVVSAKSKAKPVPPKMKPHLMPVSRKGNHKTKQTVSTQPELALAKDVGTCPKGDNDKEEICTLSTIHESKHGTATLKSPDKTPITQKTPSQTKNSRYIQTNLLEMVVKPSPESPNQSNSEVPQSLQQPKINTWTSDSSSSHTTISPVYRKFLDEVGDGPLTEDLLQCLAEELISLDERALSVGQLSENLEQSREESSQGKDPISRQNPLPEVVSADCGALFGSGFAGDHSITWTKGEVLGRGAYGTVYCGLTSQGQLIAVKQVSLDSSDPEAAKKEYNRLQGEVELLKTLRHINIVGFLGTSLYQHAVSIFMEYVPGGSIASILHRFGPLPERVLALYTQQILDGVAYLHLNQVIHRDLKGNNIMLMPTGVIKLIDFGCARRLSCLNHTASNSGDLLKSVHGTPYWMAPEVINETGYGRKSDIWSVGCTVFEMATGKPPLAHMDKMAALFYIGAQRGVMPSLPAGFSEDAKDFVKICLTSNQKLRPDADQLLKHSFVPQKEANANSRETQLKSCCGHREGLCG, from the exons atggagatgctgagagacGTCAGGCAATCCTACCACGACACAGAGAAGGGGAACAG AGGCGTGTCCCTGCCCAGTTTGAGCACCAGTGGCGGACACTGGGGTAATGTGGatccctctctgtctgctgGATTACTCAGTGCCAGGACCTCCTGCCAACCAATACCTCCAACAAACAG TAGACCGAGAACAAGAAGTGTGGTCGTATCATCCACTCCCTCGTATTGCCTGCTGTCTGTGGCTGAGTCTACCcagctcagccaatcagctccgAGCGTCATGGAACCCCTGCTGTGTTCAAACACCATGATGCAGGCCAGAGCACATGTCCAGACTC GTCTGGGCTCTCAAAACAATGTGACTGAAGTAAAT GATCTCTTGCCAGCTCCGCACCCCCGGACACCGAAGCTCCTGGCACCCCTGGACAGCCGACTCAGAGACACCACAGCTCCGTTGGTGCTAAAGCAACACGTTCCGCTGAAGCCCATCTCTCGTAGCCTCCTGTGCTCCAGGACCAGGTTGAGGAGAGAGCGGCTCTCCTGTGCCAATCCACACAATGGCCCTCTGATTGCTAAGACTGACAGTGAGGAAACCCGATCCAGCAGCACTAGCACCAGCAGCCACAGTTCCTTCAATATCGAGGATGAAGATGTTGACAGGAGTGACCGCAGTGCTTGTGGAGATAGCAATCCAACGCCTTTAGGGGACGTGCTTCTGCAGCATTTGAAGGATATGGCCTCCACCAAGACTGATCTTGCTGGAGAGAAAAGGCTGAATGTGAGAGATCAGTCAAGGATCAATGACGATGAACTGACTCACAGATCAATTCGTGACTGCGAGGGAGGTCTTAACTATCACACAAAGGACGTTCTGAGCACTGAAAGAGTCATAAAAGCTTGTTGTGAATACAACGTTACAAATGTGAATTTTACAAAAGAATCCTTTGACAGCTTGTCCTTGAAAATGGCGGATTGTGCACGAAACGGAGAGTCTGCAGCTTCGCATGTGGAAACCATAAACAACGTACtacctttcacatctgactctgaggaggaagaggagagtgtGGACTTCACCACAAAACCTGACATAGAGATCAGCCAATGCACTTTAAATGATAATCAAGATGGCTCCATTGCATGTTCAGAttggaaatacagaaatatacGAAAACCTCCGAAACAGACAATAGATTCTTCTACTGAAAAGCATCAGCTAGAAAAAACAATGGACGGGACAAAAAAAGCCAGCACGGCTGTGAGGAAAGCTCCATACTTCACAGCAACTGCAAGTTTTAATGTGTCTGAGAACACATTCACAGCCTTAAAGCATATCCACAATAACGAAAAAAGAACTGACACAAACCATAAGCAGAACGCAAGTATTCAAACTAACTATTACCCCAAAATACTGTCGCAAAAAgatcaaaataaaccaaacGGGAACCAGTCCAAAGGTTATCCAAGGTACCCCTCACTTTCTTCAAAAGTCACAGACAAAACCAGGGAAAGCCCTGAGCTCATTGTTCGCAAAGAGAGCGCTGTAGCTAAAGTCAAATCAAAGATGAGACCAGCTAAAGGCGCTAATTTCAACATAAATGTCCCATCCTCCAAGAAGAAGACTGTCGATTATTCACCGAGCAAACGAGTGCACCCTGACAagcagagcagcaacaacacacagcagcacaccCCAGCTCGGGAGCTCAAAAGTGCCAGACAGGAGAAGAAACCCAATGTTGCTGATGATATTCCAAGGTCTAAGTCTGCTGTGGACCTCATCACCTACAAAGACATGTTTCAGCAGATGCAGAGCGGGGATGAAGGACCTGCCATTTATGAGATGTTCGCAGGCCCTATTTACGATAACATCAGAGCATCCAGCTCCTGTGGGAGGCTCAAAGAAAGACATGTACAATCAGCTCCATCAAGAAAACCACAGCAGATCAACAAAGTCAAACACAAGCTTCTGAAGCCAACGCAGAGTAAGATGAGGAGAAGTCCAGGAGAGAGTATGGTGGTTTCTGCTAAGAGCAAAGCAAAACCTGTCCCCCCTAAGATGAAACCACACCTCATGCCTGTGTCAAGAAAGGGCaatcacaaaacaaagcagactGTTAGCACGCAGCCTGAGTTAGCACTTGCTAAAGATGTTGGTACTTGTCCAAAGGGTGATAATGACAAAGAAGAAATTTGCACGTTATCGACTATACATGAGTCTAAACATGGGACTGCCACATTAAAATCTCCTGACAAAACCCCGATTACACAAAAGACACCCTCTCAAACTAAAAATTCTAGGTACATACAAACAAACTTGCTGGAAATGGTGGTTAAACCTTCACCGGAAAGTCCAAACCAATCGAATTCTGAAGTACCTCAAAGCCTTCAACAACCGAAGATCAACACATGGACgtcggacagcagcagcagccacaccaCTATCTCACCTGTTTACCGGAAGTTTCTGGACGAGGTTGGAGATGGGCCGCTGACCGAAGACCTCCTGCAGTGTCTGGCAGAGGAGCTAATCTCCTTAGATGAAAGGGCCTTATCTGTGGGCCAGCTATCAGAAAACCTGGAGCAAAGCAGGGAGGAGTCGAGCCAAGGGAAAGATCCAATATCCAGGCAAAACCCGCTGCCTGAG GTTGTTTCAGCAGACTGCGGTGCCTTGTTTGGCTCCGGTTTTGCTGGGGATCACTCCATCACATGGACAAAGGGTGAAGTACTCGGCAGAGGAGCCTATGGCACA GTTTACTGTGGCCTGACCAGCCAGGGCCAGCTGATCGCTGTGAAGCAGGTGAGCCTGGACTCCTCCGACCCCGAGGCCGCCAAGAAGGAATACAATCGTCTGCAGGGGGAGGTGGAACTGCTCAAAACCCTTCGACACATCAACATTGTGGGCTTCCTGGGGACGTCGCTCTATCAGCATGCAGTGTCCATCTTCATGGAGTATGTTCCAGGAGGATCGATTGCGAGCATCCTGCACAG ATTCGGCCCACTGCCCGAGAGAGTCCTGGCTCTTTACACTCAGCAAATCCTTGACGGGGTGGCTTACCTTCACCTGAATCAGGTCATTCATCGAGACCTGAAGGGAAACAACATCATGCTGATGCCAACTGGAGTCATTAAGCTCATAGACTTTGGGTGTGCAAGACGTCTCAGCTGTCTGAATCACACAGCGAGCAACAGCGGAGATCTGCTGAAGTCGGTTCACGGCACCCCGTACTGGATGGCCCCAGAG GTCATCAACGAGACAGGATATGGAAGAAAATCCGACATATGGAGCGTGGGCTGTACGGTGTTTGAAATGGCCACGGGAAAACCACCGCTGGCACACATGGACAAGATGGCTGCCTTATTCTACATCGGGGCTCAGAGAGGCGTGATGCCCTCCTTACCCGCTGGGTTCTCAGAAGATGCCAAGGACTTTGTGAAAATTTGCTTGACGAG CAACCAGAAACTGCGCCCTGATGCTGATCAGCTTCTAAAGCATTCCTTCGTCCCCCAAAAGGAAGCCAACGCCAACTCTCGGGAAACGCAGCTCAAGAGCTGCTGTGGTCACCGTGAAGGACTGTGTGGTTGA
- the map3k19 gene encoding mitogen-activated protein kinase kinase kinase 19 isoform X2, translating to MEMLRDVRQSYHDTEKGNRGVSLPSLSTSGGHWGNVDPSLSAGLLSARTSCQPIPPTNRPRTRSVVVSSTPSYCLLSVAESTQLSQSAPSVMEPLLCSNTMMQARAHVQTRLGSQNNVTEVNDLLPAPHPRTPKLLAPLDSRLRDTTAPLVLKQHVPLKPISRSLLCSRTRLRRERLSCANPHNGPLIAKTDSEETRSSSTSTSSHSSFNIEDEDVDRSDRSACGDSNPTPLGDVLLQHLKDMASTKTDLAGEKRLNVRDQSRINDDELTHRSIRDCEGGLNYHTKDVLSTERVIKACCEYNVTNVNFTKESFDSLSLKMADCARNGESAASHVETINNVLPFTSDSEEEEESVDFTTKPDIEISQCTLNDNQDGSIACSDWKYRNIRKPPKQTIDSSTEKHQLEKTMDGTKKASTAVRKAPYFTATASFNVSENTFTALKHIHNNEKRTDTNHKQNASIQTNYYPKILSQKDQNKPNGNQSKGYPRYPSLSSKVTDKTRESPELIVRKESAVAKVKSKMRPAKGANFNINVPSSKKKTVDYSPSKRVHPDKQSSNNTQQHTPARELKSARQEKKPNVADDIPRSKSAVDLITYKDMFQQMQSGDEGPAIYEMFAGPIYDNIRASSSCGRLKERHVQSAPSRKPQQINKVKHKLLKPTQSKMRRSPGESMVVSAKSKAKPVPPKMKPHLMPVSRKGNHKTKQTVSTQPELALAKDVGTCPKGDNDKEEICTLSTIHESKHGTATLKSPDKTPITQKTPSQTKNSRYIQTNLLEMVVKPSPESPNQSNSEVPQSLQQPKINTWTSDSSSSHTTISPVYRKFLDEVGDGPLTEDLLQCLAEELISLDERALSVGQLSENLEQSREESSQGKDPISRQNPLPEVVSADCGALFGSGFAGDHSITWTKGEVLGRGAYGTVYCGLTSQGQLIAVKQVSLDSSDPEAAKKEYNRLQGEVELLKTLRHINIVGFLGTSLYQHAVSIFMEYVPGGSIASILHRFGPLPERVLALYTQQILDGVAYLHLNQVIHRDLKGNNIMLMPTGVIKLIDFGCARRLSCLNHTASNSGDLLKSVHGTPYWMAPEVINETGYGRKSDIWSVGCTVFEMATGKPPLAHMDKMAALFYIGAQRGVMPSLPAGFSEDAKDFVKICLTSNQKLRPDADQLLKHSFVPQKEANANSRETQLKSCCGHREGLCG from the exons atggagatgctgagagacGTCAGGCAATCCTACCACGACACAGAGAAGGGGAACAG AGGCGTGTCCCTGCCCAGTTTGAGCACCAGTGGCGGACACTGGGGTAATGTGGatccctctctgtctgctgGATTACTCAGTGCCAGGACCTCCTGCCAACCAATACCTCCAACAAACAG ACCGAGAACAAGAAGTGTGGTCGTATCATCCACTCCCTCGTATTGCCTGCTGTCTGTGGCTGAGTCTACCcagctcagccaatcagctccgAGCGTCATGGAACCCCTGCTGTGTTCAAACACCATGATGCAGGCCAGAGCACATGTCCAGACTC GTCTGGGCTCTCAAAACAATGTGACTGAAGTAAAT GATCTCTTGCCAGCTCCGCACCCCCGGACACCGAAGCTCCTGGCACCCCTGGACAGCCGACTCAGAGACACCACAGCTCCGTTGGTGCTAAAGCAACACGTTCCGCTGAAGCCCATCTCTCGTAGCCTCCTGTGCTCCAGGACCAGGTTGAGGAGAGAGCGGCTCTCCTGTGCCAATCCACACAATGGCCCTCTGATTGCTAAGACTGACAGTGAGGAAACCCGATCCAGCAGCACTAGCACCAGCAGCCACAGTTCCTTCAATATCGAGGATGAAGATGTTGACAGGAGTGACCGCAGTGCTTGTGGAGATAGCAATCCAACGCCTTTAGGGGACGTGCTTCTGCAGCATTTGAAGGATATGGCCTCCACCAAGACTGATCTTGCTGGAGAGAAAAGGCTGAATGTGAGAGATCAGTCAAGGATCAATGACGATGAACTGACTCACAGATCAATTCGTGACTGCGAGGGAGGTCTTAACTATCACACAAAGGACGTTCTGAGCACTGAAAGAGTCATAAAAGCTTGTTGTGAATACAACGTTACAAATGTGAATTTTACAAAAGAATCCTTTGACAGCTTGTCCTTGAAAATGGCGGATTGTGCACGAAACGGAGAGTCTGCAGCTTCGCATGTGGAAACCATAAACAACGTACtacctttcacatctgactctgaggaggaagaggagagtgtGGACTTCACCACAAAACCTGACATAGAGATCAGCCAATGCACTTTAAATGATAATCAAGATGGCTCCATTGCATGTTCAGAttggaaatacagaaatatacGAAAACCTCCGAAACAGACAATAGATTCTTCTACTGAAAAGCATCAGCTAGAAAAAACAATGGACGGGACAAAAAAAGCCAGCACGGCTGTGAGGAAAGCTCCATACTTCACAGCAACTGCAAGTTTTAATGTGTCTGAGAACACATTCACAGCCTTAAAGCATATCCACAATAACGAAAAAAGAACTGACACAAACCATAAGCAGAACGCAAGTATTCAAACTAACTATTACCCCAAAATACTGTCGCAAAAAgatcaaaataaaccaaacGGGAACCAGTCCAAAGGTTATCCAAGGTACCCCTCACTTTCTTCAAAAGTCACAGACAAAACCAGGGAAAGCCCTGAGCTCATTGTTCGCAAAGAGAGCGCTGTAGCTAAAGTCAAATCAAAGATGAGACCAGCTAAAGGCGCTAATTTCAACATAAATGTCCCATCCTCCAAGAAGAAGACTGTCGATTATTCACCGAGCAAACGAGTGCACCCTGACAagcagagcagcaacaacacacagcagcacaccCCAGCTCGGGAGCTCAAAAGTGCCAGACAGGAGAAGAAACCCAATGTTGCTGATGATATTCCAAGGTCTAAGTCTGCTGTGGACCTCATCACCTACAAAGACATGTTTCAGCAGATGCAGAGCGGGGATGAAGGACCTGCCATTTATGAGATGTTCGCAGGCCCTATTTACGATAACATCAGAGCATCCAGCTCCTGTGGGAGGCTCAAAGAAAGACATGTACAATCAGCTCCATCAAGAAAACCACAGCAGATCAACAAAGTCAAACACAAGCTTCTGAAGCCAACGCAGAGTAAGATGAGGAGAAGTCCAGGAGAGAGTATGGTGGTTTCTGCTAAGAGCAAAGCAAAACCTGTCCCCCCTAAGATGAAACCACACCTCATGCCTGTGTCAAGAAAGGGCaatcacaaaacaaagcagactGTTAGCACGCAGCCTGAGTTAGCACTTGCTAAAGATGTTGGTACTTGTCCAAAGGGTGATAATGACAAAGAAGAAATTTGCACGTTATCGACTATACATGAGTCTAAACATGGGACTGCCACATTAAAATCTCCTGACAAAACCCCGATTACACAAAAGACACCCTCTCAAACTAAAAATTCTAGGTACATACAAACAAACTTGCTGGAAATGGTGGTTAAACCTTCACCGGAAAGTCCAAACCAATCGAATTCTGAAGTACCTCAAAGCCTTCAACAACCGAAGATCAACACATGGACgtcggacagcagcagcagccacaccaCTATCTCACCTGTTTACCGGAAGTTTCTGGACGAGGTTGGAGATGGGCCGCTGACCGAAGACCTCCTGCAGTGTCTGGCAGAGGAGCTAATCTCCTTAGATGAAAGGGCCTTATCTGTGGGCCAGCTATCAGAAAACCTGGAGCAAAGCAGGGAGGAGTCGAGCCAAGGGAAAGATCCAATATCCAGGCAAAACCCGCTGCCTGAG GTTGTTTCAGCAGACTGCGGTGCCTTGTTTGGCTCCGGTTTTGCTGGGGATCACTCCATCACATGGACAAAGGGTGAAGTACTCGGCAGAGGAGCCTATGGCACA GTTTACTGTGGCCTGACCAGCCAGGGCCAGCTGATCGCTGTGAAGCAGGTGAGCCTGGACTCCTCCGACCCCGAGGCCGCCAAGAAGGAATACAATCGTCTGCAGGGGGAGGTGGAACTGCTCAAAACCCTTCGACACATCAACATTGTGGGCTTCCTGGGGACGTCGCTCTATCAGCATGCAGTGTCCATCTTCATGGAGTATGTTCCAGGAGGATCGATTGCGAGCATCCTGCACAG ATTCGGCCCACTGCCCGAGAGAGTCCTGGCTCTTTACACTCAGCAAATCCTTGACGGGGTGGCTTACCTTCACCTGAATCAGGTCATTCATCGAGACCTGAAGGGAAACAACATCATGCTGATGCCAACTGGAGTCATTAAGCTCATAGACTTTGGGTGTGCAAGACGTCTCAGCTGTCTGAATCACACAGCGAGCAACAGCGGAGATCTGCTGAAGTCGGTTCACGGCACCCCGTACTGGATGGCCCCAGAG GTCATCAACGAGACAGGATATGGAAGAAAATCCGACATATGGAGCGTGGGCTGTACGGTGTTTGAAATGGCCACGGGAAAACCACCGCTGGCACACATGGACAAGATGGCTGCCTTATTCTACATCGGGGCTCAGAGAGGCGTGATGCCCTCCTTACCCGCTGGGTTCTCAGAAGATGCCAAGGACTTTGTGAAAATTTGCTTGACGAG CAACCAGAAACTGCGCCCTGATGCTGATCAGCTTCTAAAGCATTCCTTCGTCCCCCAAAAGGAAGCCAACGCCAACTCTCGGGAAACGCAGCTCAAGAGCTGCTGTGGTCACCGTGAAGGACTGTGTGGTTGA